The proteins below are encoded in one region of Bifidobacterium catenulatum DSM 16992 = JCM 1194 = LMG 11043:
- a CDS encoding HEPN domain-containing protein — protein sequence MESVVESDVKRELEDKRRSLNELIETVDNFKNYGESDDAVENCLTRFLMLRACGYVEHVFRRSVCFYVERKAGVGVRELVDNARFARGLNPKREKVKEILKTLDSKLCDDFLELLGDGDDLDSLVKSRNKIAHGGSDNCTKRRSIEQGKLAIKIGDWFLNNFF from the coding sequence ATGGAATCTGTTGTTGAAAGCGATGTGAAGAGGGAACTGGAGGATAAAAGAAGGTCTCTTAATGAGTTAATTGAAACAGTTGATAATTTCAAAAATTATGGTGAATCTGACGATGCTGTTGAGAATTGTCTCACTCGTTTTCTTATGCTTAGAGCGTGTGGCTATGTAGAGCATGTTTTCAGACGGTCAGTTTGTTTTTACGTGGAAAGAAAAGCTGGAGTCGGGGTTCGTGAACTGGTTGACAACGCTCGATTTGCAAGGGGACTTAATCCAAAGCGTGAGAAGGTAAAAGAAATTTTAAAGACGTTAGATTCTAAATTGTGTGATGATTTTTTAGAATTGTTGGGAGATGGTGACGATTTAGATAGCTTGGTGAAGAGTCGGAATAAAATTGCCCACGGGGGTAGTGATAATTGCACTAAAAGACGGTCGATTGAGCAAGGGAAATTGGCTATAAAAATAGGTGATTGGTTTTTAAATAATTTTTTTTAA
- a CDS encoding Eco57I restriction-modification methylase domain-containing protein, protein MKFDYIIGNPPYQMEDGGAGASATPVYNKFIDAVKELDPSVLSLIIPAKWYSGGKGLDQFRQEMLNDSHIRRLADYTNSLDVFPDADIAGGVCIFVRDKSYEGGGCHYSNTHNGITTKCQRKLDMFDTFIRYPLAESIIEKTTALKEITLTDFVSTQKPFGLRTYVKPSTEGELLLRYNKGVGPFRKEDVTAGFDMIDKWKIIISYLSAEHAGQPDKNGQFRILSTTEKLPPKSICTETYLVAGAFDTEAEADNYMAYLKTKFVRFLLAQVVVTQHISKASFVFVPAQDFTKQWTDEELFKKYKLTSEEIAFINNMIKEMN, encoded by the coding sequence ATGAAGTTTGACTATATAATCGGCAATCCTCCATATCAGATGGAGGACGGCGGAGCGGGAGCCAGTGCAACTCCCGTCTATAACAAGTTTATCGATGCTGTCAAAGAGCTTGACCCCTCTGTGCTGAGCTTAATCATTCCGGCCAAGTGGTATTCAGGCGGAAAGGGCCTAGATCAATTCCGTCAGGAAATGCTCAATGACTCGCATATTCGTCGCTTGGCCGACTACACCAATTCGCTCGACGTATTCCCCGACGCAGATATCGCAGGTGGAGTGTGCATTTTTGTACGCGATAAAAGCTATGAGGGGGGGGGCTGCCACTATTCCAACACGCATAACGGAATTACTACGAAATGTCAGCGAAAATTGGACATGTTCGACACTTTCATTCGATATCCTCTAGCCGAATCCATTATTGAAAAAACCACTGCACTAAAAGAAATAACACTTACAGATTTTGTCTCAACGCAAAAACCTTTTGGCTTGCGCACCTATGTAAAACCTTCAACAGAAGGTGAACTACTATTACGATACAACAAAGGCGTTGGCCCATTCCGTAAAGAAGACGTTACCGCTGGGTTTGACATGATTGATAAGTGGAAGATCATTATTTCCTATTTATCTGCCGAACACGCTGGGCAACCCGATAAAAACGGACAATTCAGAATCCTCTCTACTACGGAGAAATTGCCACCAAAGTCAATTTGCACTGAGACTTATCTCGTAGCTGGAGCCTTTGACACAGAAGCCGAAGCTGACAATTACATGGCATATTTGAAAACAAAATTCGTTCGGTTTCTTCTTGCCCAAGTGGTGGTGACCCAGCATATCAGCAAGGCATCATTTGTGTTTGTTCCCGCTCAAGATTTCACCAAGCAATGGACTGACGAGGAGCTGTTCAAGAAATATAAATTGACCTCCGAAGAAATAGCCTTCATTAACAATATGATCAAGGAGATGAACTGA
- the dtd gene encoding D-aminoacyl-tRNA deacylase has product MRIVLQKVSEGSVDVVDETSGEVDTTFEPQHIGIGYVLLVGVEDTDGAKQIDWLARKIANLRVFEDENGKMNRSIHDVNGSVLSISQFTLYADVRKGNRPSFVKAGAPAHAEQAWHGFNDALRAQGLEVKEGRFGSHMRVRLANDGPVTIILDTDELGV; this is encoded by the coding sequence ATGCGCATCGTATTGCAGAAGGTCAGCGAAGGATCCGTCGACGTGGTCGACGAGACAAGCGGAGAAGTCGACACCACATTCGAACCACAGCATATAGGCATCGGCTATGTGCTGCTTGTCGGAGTGGAAGACACGGACGGAGCGAAACAAATCGACTGGCTCGCCCGCAAAATCGCCAACCTGCGCGTCTTCGAAGACGAGAACGGCAAAATGAACCGTTCCATCCACGACGTGAACGGCAGTGTGCTGTCCATCTCCCAATTCACGCTATACGCGGACGTGCGCAAAGGCAACCGCCCAAGCTTCGTGAAAGCCGGAGCGCCCGCGCACGCCGAACAAGCATGGCACGGATTCAACGACGCCCTGCGCGCGCAAGGACTCGAAGTAAAAGAAGGACGATTCGGCTCCCACATGCGCGTGCGGCTCGCCAACGACGGTCCGGTCACCATCATCCTTGACACCGACGAACTCGGCGTCTGA
- a CDS encoding potassium channel family protein — MTLNKWRRATEWFMTALALMFLFAYSWEVLARTHILLCEMVINIIWMAFIVDYVVSILLAEDKKTWFKDNLLMLVSIALPVFRPLRLLRLVAVLNVLNRTGGMAVRGRITLYTCCSVTLLMYIGALAELDVERGVPGASITDFGEAIWWSFVTVTTVGYGDLSPVTWQGRCIAIGLMITGVALIGIVTATLASWIVDRVRDETDKRADEAESETEQLRHNVRELTDTVNQLRDDIAQLRRI; from the coding sequence ATGACATTGAACAAATGGCGTCGTGCGACGGAATGGTTCATGACGGCATTGGCATTGATGTTCCTGTTCGCGTATTCGTGGGAAGTGCTGGCGAGGACGCATATCCTGCTGTGTGAAATGGTGATCAACATCATCTGGATGGCGTTCATCGTCGACTACGTCGTTTCGATCCTGCTGGCGGAAGACAAGAAAACCTGGTTCAAAGACAATCTGCTGATGCTGGTGTCCATCGCATTGCCCGTCTTCAGGCCATTGAGACTGCTGCGTCTGGTGGCAGTGCTCAACGTGCTCAATCGTACCGGTGGCATGGCGGTGCGTGGGCGCATCACACTGTACACATGCTGCAGCGTGACACTACTGATGTATATCGGCGCCCTTGCCGAATTGGATGTGGAACGTGGGGTTCCAGGCGCTTCCATCACCGATTTCGGTGAAGCGATATGGTGGTCGTTCGTGACCGTCACCACAGTCGGCTATGGCGATTTGTCCCCGGTGACATGGCAGGGAAGATGCATCGCCATCGGACTGATGATAACCGGCGTTGCCCTGATTGGCATCGTCACCGCGACGCTGGCTTCATGGATCGTCGACCGTGTTCGTGACGAGACCGACAAGCGTGCGGATGAGGCGGAATCGGAAACGGAACAGTTGCGTCACAATGTGCGGGAACTGACAGACACCGTCAACCAGCTGCGCGATGATATCGCGCAGCTGCGCAGGATATAG
- a CDS encoding GmrSD restriction endonuclease domain-containing protein: MMSVLSGLLAVGLVVGLSVGSALAVEPTDNTGAGQSATQMLDSLEVKGRAPKTGYKRTQFGKAWADVDRNGCDTRNDILNRDLTDVKHKVRTHDCVVESGQLHDPYTGKDIAFKKGWKTSTAVQIDHVVALSDAWQKGAQKLSQTKRTELANDPYNLLAVQGKANQKKSDGDAATWLPSNKSFRCEYVARQIGVKHKYSLWITQAEKEAISKVLSSCPTQTVPDYTGVKDSTVEKTTESEQTEQTQTEQQTEQSAEQAQQNQQTTQAPAPEPAPAPAPAPQPAPQQDVYYQNCAAARAAGVAPIYQGQPGYRSQLDRDHDGVACE, encoded by the coding sequence ATGATGTCCGTATTGTCCGGATTGCTGGCCGTGGGGTTGGTTGTCGGCTTATCGGTTGGATCCGCGTTGGCCGTGGAACCGACCGATAATACCGGTGCCGGCCAGAGTGCCACTCAAATGCTGGATTCATTGGAGGTCAAAGGCCGCGCCCCGAAGACGGGGTATAAGCGCACGCAATTCGGCAAGGCATGGGCCGATGTGGATCGCAACGGTTGCGATACGCGCAACGACATCCTCAACCGTGATCTGACTGACGTGAAGCATAAGGTGCGTACGCACGATTGCGTGGTGGAATCCGGCCAACTGCATGATCCGTATACCGGCAAGGACATCGCGTTCAAGAAGGGATGGAAGACTTCCACAGCGGTACAGATCGACCATGTGGTGGCGTTGAGCGACGCATGGCAGAAGGGCGCGCAGAAACTCAGCCAGACGAAGCGTACCGAACTGGCGAATGATCCGTATAATCTGCTGGCAGTACAGGGAAAGGCCAACCAGAAGAAGTCGGATGGCGATGCGGCCACGTGGTTGCCGTCCAACAAAAGTTTCCGTTGCGAATATGTGGCACGTCAGATTGGTGTGAAGCACAAATATTCGCTGTGGATCACGCAGGCCGAGAAAGAGGCCATATCCAAGGTATTGTCCTCCTGCCCGACGCAGACCGTGCCCGATTACACGGGAGTCAAGGATTCTACAGTCGAGAAGACCACCGAATCCGAGCAGACAGAACAGACGCAGACCGAACAGCAGACCGAACAATCAGCTGAGCAGGCCCAGCAGAATCAGCAAACGACACAGGCACCTGCACCCGAACCCGCTCCGGCTCCAGCTCCCGCGCCCCAGCCAGCGCCACAGCAGGACGTCTACTACCAGAACTGTGCCGCGGCACGAGCCGCTGGCGTCGCGCCTATCTATCAGGGACAGCCGGGCTACCGTTCACAACTGGATCGCGACCATGACGGAGTCGCCTGCGAATAA
- a CDS encoding DUF262 domain-containing protein has translation MDDLEELNVSDNENVLTQEEREDLEAADETVIPITYSGQDFDVDGLVRRLDNGDMIIPRFGLSDRTVEVDGFQREFVWSKRQMDRFIETLLLEYPVPGIFLVKQQSDKRLLVLDGQQRLLTLQSFKKGVYNKRVFELKNVCEQFRGLSYEKLSDAQRRAFDNAFIQATVVNMDENPESREAVYQIFERLNSGGTQLTAHEIRVAIFTGSLVQELSILNDNEHWRSIYGPKNRRLRDHELILRIIALYLNAQNYAAPLKSFLNRFMSENRGSGENIRAAEKMFEWSVERMDNDCLIRVLKSNNPRVSTAVMESFIVSVMHLRKAGRDCSVDTLFPAAEKLMSSETYVNSCAESTTNEGKVRARLQEAWNVINDYSSQS, from the coding sequence ATGGATGATCTTGAAGAGCTGAATGTGAGTGATAATGAAAATGTGCTGACTCAAGAAGAAAGAGAAGATTTGGAAGCCGCTGATGAAACGGTTATTCCGATTACATACTCTGGGCAAGATTTTGATGTTGATGGACTTGTCAGGCGCCTCGATAATGGAGATATGATTATTCCTCGATTTGGTCTTTCAGATAGAACTGTTGAGGTTGATGGATTCCAAAGGGAGTTTGTCTGGTCAAAAAGACAAATGGATAGGTTCATTGAGACCTTACTGCTTGAGTATCCTGTGCCTGGTATCTTTCTTGTGAAGCAGCAAAGCGATAAACGTCTTTTAGTCTTAGATGGTCAGCAGCGATTACTGACTCTGCAAAGTTTCAAGAAGGGCGTCTATAACAAGAGGGTGTTTGAGCTAAAGAATGTCTGTGAACAATTTAGAGGGCTTTCGTATGAGAAATTATCCGATGCCCAGAGAAGAGCATTTGATAACGCTTTCATACAGGCAACTGTTGTCAACATGGACGAGAATCCTGAATCACGAGAGGCTGTTTATCAGATTTTTGAAAGGTTGAATTCGGGTGGGACTCAGTTGACTGCGCATGAAATTCGTGTTGCTATTTTCACTGGTTCACTTGTGCAAGAATTGTCAATATTGAATGATAATGAGCATTGGCGTTCGATTTATGGCCCAAAGAATCGAAGGCTAAGGGATCATGAGCTTATATTGCGAATCATTGCTTTGTATTTGAATGCTCAAAATTATGCTGCTCCGTTAAAGAGTTTCTTAAATCGATTTATGTCGGAGAATCGAGGATCGGGAGAGAATATTCGAGCTGCGGAGAAGATGTTCGAATGGTCTGTTGAACGAATGGACAATGATTGTCTCATTAGGGTACTTAAAAGTAATAACCCAAGGGTAAGCACTGCGGTTATGGAGTCTTTCATTGTTTCAGTAATGCATCTCCGTAAGGCGGGGAGAGACTGTTCTGTTGATACGTTGTTTCCTGCTGCTGAAAAACTAATGTCTTCCGAAACATACGTTAATTCATGCGCAGAAAGTACAACGAATGAAGGAAAAGTTCGTGCAAGACTCCAAGAAGCTTGGAATGTGATTAATGATTACTCTTCTCAAAGCTGA
- a CDS encoding C1 family peptidase: MTNSNKAIKSERLMQYAKDFNADRANLVAANAAISAGVLEAATDYKGQRSLPRDFSIELKQGSITNQRRSGRCWMFASLNTLRYELMHKWGLDDFEFSETYLFFWDAMEKSNAYLENVLSTLDEPTDSRLFQEINYGPADDGGWWQMFAALVDKYGLVPKNAYPESANSKDSDAFKQYLNSRLRQFAADLRERHAAGASIEELRSVKEDDMSTVYRMCAISLGEPPERFDFLARVSDDDKKNDKKADEGKSDNPKTGKDERRQIRETGITPMEFYRKYVPVDVDDLVTLCNVPMKSRPFNKRYRIRYTANVAEAEDMEFINVPLDVFKKAAVDQISAGHPIWFACDCTQFSLRAAGYFDCDSVRVDQLFGTDFDFDKVHGLEYGDSPSNHAMTITGVNLDEQGKPNRWKVENSWGKDNGEDGYYVASDAWFDRYVTEIIIRREYLDDATLALLESEPVELDPWQPLTKRCR; the protein is encoded by the coding sequence ATGACAAACAGTAACAAGGCAATCAAATCGGAACGTCTCATGCAATACGCCAAGGACTTCAACGCAGACCGCGCCAATCTCGTGGCGGCCAACGCGGCGATATCTGCGGGCGTGCTCGAAGCTGCCACTGATTACAAGGGTCAGCGCTCGCTGCCGCGCGACTTCTCCATAGAACTGAAGCAGGGCTCCATCACCAACCAACGTAGATCGGGCCGCTGCTGGATGTTCGCGTCCCTCAACACCCTGCGTTATGAGCTCATGCACAAATGGGGACTTGACGATTTCGAATTCTCCGAAACCTACCTGTTTTTCTGGGATGCGATGGAGAAATCCAACGCATATCTTGAGAACGTGCTTTCCACGCTCGACGAGCCGACCGACAGCCGCCTGTTCCAGGAGATCAACTATGGTCCGGCCGACGATGGCGGTTGGTGGCAGATGTTCGCCGCCCTTGTTGACAAGTACGGTCTTGTGCCGAAGAACGCATATCCGGAATCCGCCAATTCCAAGGATTCCGACGCATTCAAACAGTATCTCAACAGCAGGCTGCGTCAGTTCGCGGCGGATTTGCGCGAACGCCATGCCGCTGGAGCTTCGATTGAAGAGTTGCGGTCTGTCAAGGAAGACGACATGTCCACCGTGTACCGCATGTGCGCCATCTCGCTTGGTGAGCCGCCGGAGAGGTTCGACTTCTTGGCCCGCGTGAGCGACGATGACAAGAAAAACGACAAGAAAGCCGACGAAGGCAAGTCCGACAATCCAAAGACCGGCAAGGACGAGCGCAGGCAGATCCGTGAGACCGGCATCACGCCGATGGAATTCTACAGGAAATACGTGCCGGTGGACGTCGATGATCTGGTGACGCTGTGCAACGTGCCGATGAAATCCCGTCCGTTCAACAAACGCTACCGCATCCGCTACACTGCCAATGTCGCCGAAGCGGAGGATATGGAATTCATCAACGTGCCGCTCGACGTGTTCAAGAAGGCCGCCGTCGACCAGATCAGCGCCGGCCATCCGATCTGGTTCGCCTGCGACTGCACCCAATTCTCGCTACGCGCGGCCGGCTATTTCGACTGCGACAGCGTGCGCGTGGACCAGCTGTTCGGCACCGATTTCGATTTCGACAAGGTGCACGGCCTCGAATACGGTGACAGCCCGAGCAACCATGCCATGACCATTACCGGCGTAAACCTTGATGAACAAGGCAAGCCGAACCGCTGGAAGGTGGAGAACAGCTGGGGCAAGGACAACGGCGAGGACGGCTACTACGTGGCCTCCGACGCATGGTTCGACCGCTATGTGACCGAGATTATCATCCGCAGGGAATACCTCGACGACGCCACCCTCGCGCTGCTGGAATCCGAACCGGTGGAACTCGATCCATGGCAGCCGCTCACCAAGCGTTGCCGCTGA
- a CDS encoding D-2-hydroxyacid dehydrogenase — translation MGIWNDRKLIVNCLPLTESERAQFIRAAKDIPQKFVGDSTQRGSMSWTAAVPEELKAKATAVIGNIAPEECAQCPKLEWLQTWSAGVDKYQRPGILQPGSMLTNATGAYGQSVSEHMFAMMWAIMKNLHIYAASNPNAMWQDAGRAISPNGKTALVIGTGDIGSHFARLCKNVGMTTIGIRRNPAVEAPGVDHMVGFDSLDDVLQYADVIAMSVPSTPATRHLLNAERIASLKPDSIIINAGRGNAINSQALADALAEGRIRGAALDVTEPEPLPADSPLWREPKCLITPHVAGGNHLEITERRIISIALGNVRCYANGQSLDNRMPLKG, via the coding sequence ATGGGAATATGGAACGACCGCAAACTGATCGTCAACTGCCTGCCGTTGACCGAATCCGAACGTGCACAATTCATACGTGCCGCAAAAGACATACCACAGAAATTCGTCGGCGATTCGACCCAACGGGGAAGCATGAGCTGGACCGCCGCAGTACCGGAGGAACTCAAAGCCAAAGCCACCGCGGTCATCGGCAACATCGCGCCCGAGGAATGCGCGCAATGCCCTAAACTCGAATGGCTTCAAACTTGGAGTGCCGGCGTCGACAAATACCAGCGACCCGGCATTCTACAGCCCGGATCCATGCTCACCAATGCCACCGGAGCCTACGGACAAAGCGTCTCCGAACACATGTTCGCCATGATGTGGGCCATCATGAAGAACCTGCACATCTACGCGGCAAGCAATCCGAACGCCATGTGGCAGGACGCGGGCCGCGCCATCAGCCCCAACGGAAAAACGGCGCTTGTCATCGGAACCGGCGACATCGGATCACACTTCGCACGACTCTGCAAAAACGTCGGAATGACAACCATCGGTATTCGCCGTAATCCCGCCGTCGAAGCGCCGGGCGTCGATCATATGGTCGGTTTCGATTCCCTCGACGACGTGCTGCAATATGCCGATGTGATCGCCATGAGCGTGCCATCCACTCCGGCAACACGCCACCTGCTCAATGCGGAACGCATTGCATCTCTCAAACCTGACTCCATCATCATCAACGCTGGCCGCGGCAACGCCATCAACAGCCAGGCACTTGCCGACGCGCTCGCGGAAGGACGAATCCGTGGCGCCGCGCTCGACGTGACCGAACCGGAGCCGTTGCCGGCCGACTCGCCGCTGTGGCGCGAGCCGAAATGCCTCATCACACCACATGTGGCGGGAGGCAATCATCTTGAGATCACCGAGCGCCGCATCATTTCCATCGCATTGGGCAATGTCCGCTGCTACGCCAACGGTCAGTCGCTTGACAATCGCATGCCTCTTAAAGGCTGA